Proteins encoded within one genomic window of Spiroplasma sabaudiense Ar-1343:
- a CDS encoding PTS fructose transporter subunit IIABC has translation MTDDIFKSELIFLDQQLNSKAEVFDFIAEVSLKNQLTNNKQALISGFENREQEGSTGFEDGFAIPHARIAEVKQAAVFIIRLKNGVDWNSLDGKPTNVVIALLVPDGPSGDEHLSILSSIATKLLNEDFKSKMNLAKSKKQILELLRAKEDQSSAIKELQSENQNAKLKVVAITACITGIAHTYLAEEKLLQELPKHGYSIRVETQGSKGVGTPLKESEIKEADLVIFATDTNVDKSRFIGKKCYQTKVAKAMKDPLGTVKNAIDLGTIIEGKTNFQTKSSKDREGVMSHIMAGISYMIPVIVLGGICLAFSIGIAKAIWGPTAGTDGPNGEYKWGILNTMSLVGGAAFAMMIPILAGFIGNSISGRAAIAPAMVGAFLGNNPANFMPLPGMDVVATPAGFLGAIAAGLMAGYAVKWINTWRVPRTLQAAMPIFFIPIVVGLGIGLLFIYVIGGPIGWLMDQISKGFSQAYKSKLGVFAGLGLGMALGAMAGFDMGGPVNKIAFVTGSALITAGIYEPMGAVAAAIPVAPLGMGITTLVVPKFFDKDTKNLGIAAIIMGCIGISEGAIPFAIRDPKRAVVSNVLGSAVAGGIAGALMVTNAAAHGGPIVAILGAVPYGLQTLFFFIAIIAGVATTTLVYSSWLLYDAGKPGSVKEAHVERLYQLNQNCKSEINDLKEQIFIKKSVSKKQIREAKLSNQDFNKIKTATNSEIQEIQEKIKQTKNDYNLQKEKAKIAFNLIKKDEATFLKTKVSEVKEFFGKAGFEKKEKLKSLKDDLTKKEASANKLEVKNLKTEFLNQKQELDSDYKEQIKNYQINIHKKFVDQYKQIV, from the coding sequence ATGACTGATGATATTTTCAAAAGTGAACTGATTTTTTTAGATCAGCAATTAAATTCTAAAGCAGAGGTTTTTGACTTTATTGCTGAAGTTAGTTTAAAAAATCAGCTCACAAATAACAAACAGGCTTTGATTAGTGGTTTTGAAAATCGTGAGCAAGAAGGCTCAACTGGATTTGAAGATGGTTTTGCAATTCCTCATGCAAGAATAGCTGAAGTAAAACAAGCAGCAGTTTTCATTATAAGATTGAAAAATGGGGTCGATTGGAATTCCTTAGATGGAAAACCTACTAACGTAGTAATCGCCTTGCTGGTTCCTGACGGACCTAGCGGAGATGAACACTTGAGTATCTTAAGTAGTATTGCCACAAAATTATTAAACGAAGATTTCAAATCTAAAATGAATTTGGCTAAATCAAAAAAACAAATTCTAGAACTACTTAGAGCCAAGGAAGACCAAAGTTCTGCTATAAAAGAGTTACAATCTGAAAATCAAAATGCAAAATTGAAAGTCGTTGCAATTACTGCTTGTATCACCGGAATCGCTCACACTTATTTAGCAGAAGAAAAATTACTACAAGAGTTGCCAAAGCATGGTTACTCTATTCGTGTGGAAACCCAAGGTTCTAAAGGGGTCGGAACCCCTTTGAAGGAATCTGAAATTAAAGAAGCAGATTTAGTGATTTTTGCAACAGACACAAATGTTGACAAAAGTCGTTTTATTGGTAAGAAGTGTTATCAAACAAAAGTTGCCAAGGCTATGAAAGACCCCTTGGGAACAGTTAAAAACGCGATTGATTTGGGAACTATAATTGAAGGAAAAACTAATTTTCAAACCAAGTCCTCAAAAGATCGCGAAGGTGTAATGTCTCATATTATGGCAGGAATTTCATATATGATACCTGTGATTGTGCTTGGGGGAATTTGTTTAGCTTTCTCAATTGGAATTGCTAAGGCCATTTGGGGACCAACTGCTGGAACAGACGGACCCAATGGTGAATACAAGTGGGGAATTTTAAATACAATGAGCCTTGTGGGGGGGGCAGCCTTTGCAATGATGATCCCAATTTTAGCAGGGTTCATTGGTAATTCGATTTCTGGAAGAGCTGCAATTGCCCCAGCAATGGTGGGAGCTTTCTTAGGAAACAACCCAGCAAACTTTATGCCATTGCCTGGAATGGATGTTGTAGCAACTCCAGCTGGATTTCTGGGAGCAATCGCAGCTGGATTAATGGCTGGTTATGCTGTTAAATGAATTAATACTTGAAGAGTTCCAAGAACCTTACAAGCAGCAATGCCAATTTTCTTCATTCCAATCGTTGTTGGATTGGGAATAGGGTTATTATTTATTTATGTAATTGGGGGACCAATTGGATGATTAATGGATCAAATTTCTAAAGGCTTTTCTCAGGCCTATAAATCTAAGCTTGGAGTTTTTGCTGGCCTAGGCTTAGGAATGGCTTTGGGAGCAATGGCTGGTTTTGATATGGGAGGGCCTGTTAATAAAATCGCCTTTGTTACAGGTTCAGCACTTATAACTGCTGGAATTTATGAACCAATGGGGGCTGTAGCTGCGGCTATTCCTGTGGCCCCATTAGGAATGGGAATTACAACATTGGTTGTACCAAAGTTCTTCGACAAAGATACAAAAAATTTAGGAATTGCTGCAATTATTATGGGTTGCATTGGAATTTCTGAGGGAGCAATTCCTTTTGCGATTCGTGACCCAAAAAGAGCTGTTGTTTCTAATGTCCTTGGATCAGCTGTTGCTGGGGGAATTGCTGGAGCCTTAATGGTAACTAATGCGGCCGCTCATGGTGGACCAATTGTTGCAATTTTGGGAGCAGTTCCATATGGACTACAAACCTTATTTTTCTTTATTGCCATTATTGCTGGGGTTGCCACAACTACTTTAGTATATTCTTCATGATTATTATATGATGCTGGTAAACCTGGATCTGTTAAAGAAGCGCATGTTGAAAGACTTTACCAATTAAATCAAAATTGTAAATCAGAAATTAATGATTTGAAAGAACAAATCTTTATTAAAAAAAGCGTTTCTAAAAAACAAATTCGAGAAGCAAAATTATCAAATCAAGATTTCAATAAAATTAAAACTGCTACAAATTCTGAAATTCAAGAAATTCAAGAAAAAATTAAACAAACTAAAAATGATTATAACTTGCAAAAAGAAAAAGCTAAAATTGCTTTCAATTTAATTAAAAAAGATGAAGCAACCTTTTTGAAAACCAAGGTATCTGAGGTAAAAGAATTTTTTGGTAAAGCTGGTTTTGAAAAAAAAGAAAAACTAAAATCTTTAAAAGATGATTTAACAAAAAAAGAGGCTTCAGCCAATAAATTGGAAGTTAAAAATTTGAAAACTGAATTTTTGAATCAAAAGCAGGAATTAGATTCTGACTACAAAGAACAAATAAAAAACTATCAAATTAACATTCATAAAAAATTTGTTGATCAATACAAACAAATAGTCTAA